One genomic region from Salvia hispanica cultivar TCC Black 2014 chromosome 2, UniMelb_Shisp_WGS_1.0, whole genome shotgun sequence encodes:
- the LOC125203190 gene encoding ORM1-like protein 2 has product MMAKLYVQMAPPADLNRNTEWFTYPGVWTTYILILFFSWLVVLSVTNCTPGMAWTIVNVCHFLVTYHFFHWKKGTPFGDDQGIYNGLTWWEQIDNGKQLTRNRKFLTVVPVVLYLIASHTTDYQYPMLLFNTLAVLVLVIAKFPNMHKVRIFGINGDL; this is encoded by the exons ATGATGGCTAAACTCTACGTGCAGATGGCGCCGCCGGCGGATCTGAACCGGAACACAGAGTGGTTCACCTATCCTGGCGTATGGACTACCTACATATTGATTCTCTTCTTCTCATGGCTTGTCGTTCTCTCCGTCACCAATTGCACCCCCGGCATGGCATGGACGATCGTCAATGTCTGCCATTTCCTC GTAACTTACCACTTCTTCCACTGGAAAAAAGGGACCCCTTTTGGTGATGATCAGGGAATCTATAATGGCTTGACATGGTGGGAGCAAATTGACAATGGAAAGCAGCTCACTCGCAATAGAAAATTCCTCACAGTTGTTCCAGTGGTTCT CTACTTGATAGCCTCTCACACAACGGATTACCAGTACCCAATGCTGCTCTTCAACACATTGGCAGTACTTGTGTTGGTTATTGCTAAGTTCCCTAATATGCACAAGGTCCGAATCTTCGGAATCAATGGGGATCTGTGA
- the LOC125203893 gene encoding dof zinc finger protein DOF2.5-like, translating into MDSAQWTQEYGVARSMAEAAPNACSKPATERKVRPQKDQAINCPRCHSTNTKFCYYNNYSLTQPRYFCKTCRRYWTEGGTLRNVPVGGGSRKNKRSSSSSSSSSSSHKLPDLNPPSISPFSSQNPKIHDDLNLGFQADYSHFLDLPKIEGSRDMSTTTTTTNTNTSSSTTTPHPPPPLSALNFFTNGVIAARGLNSLFPMATDEQNNAIFASGFPFQECKPQPLSFGVGNVPQESVNGSLMFTLGATRRNSSDQDQNQDKGHENSNGFWNGMLGGGSAW; encoded by the exons ATGGATAGTGCTCAGTGGACTCAG GAATATGGAGTTGCAAGATCCATGGCAGAAGCAGCTCCAAATGCATGTAGCAAGCCAGCAACGGAGAGAAAAGTGAGGCCACAGAAAGACCAAGCCATAAACTGCCCAAGATGCCACTCCACCAACACCAAATTCTGCTACTACAACAACTACAGCCTCACCCAGCCAAGATACTTCTGCAAGACATGCCGCCGCTACTGGACCGAGGGCGGAACCCTAAGGAACGTTCCGGTGGGCGGTGGCTCGAGAAAGAACAAGAGATCCTCttcatcctcctcctcctcctcctcttcacACAAGCTCCCTGATCTGAACCCTCCAAGCATTTCCCCATTCTCATCTCAAAACCCTAAAATCCATGATGATCTCAATCTAGGGTTCCAAGCTGATTACAGCCACTTTCTAGACCTCCCCAAGATTGAAGGCAGTAGAGACATgtccaccactaccaccaccaccaacacCAACACTTCCTCTTCCACCACAACtcctcatcctcctcctcctctctcaGCCCTAAATTTCTTCACCAATGGCGTCATTGCAGCTAGAGGCTTGAACTCCCTCTTCCCCATGGCCACAGACGAACAGAACAACGCCATCTTCGCATCCGGTTTCCCCTTCCAGGAATGCAAGCCTCAGCCCCTCTCATTCGGCGTTGGTAACGTGCCTCAAGAGAGCGTTAACGGGAGCCTGATGTTCACGTTGGGTGCGACCAGACGAAACTCCAGCGATCAGGATCAGAATCAAGATAAGGGGCACGAGAATTCGAATGGATTCTGGAATGGAATGTTAGGTGGAGGTTCAGCTTGgtga
- the LOC125203891 gene encoding laccase-6 — protein sequence MATTITALVCALLSLLSISHSVHGIKRWPGGGSTRYYDFKVQTKRVTKLCSSKEIVTINEMYPGPVVYAQEDDRVIVRVTNLTPHNATIHWHGVRQRLSCWFDGPSYVTQCPIQAGQTFSYEFTLVQQKGTFFWHAHFSWLRATVYGALIVYPKPGVPYPFPYPYEEHIIILGEYWLKDALKLEQAVLASGGGAPKADAYTINGHPGPNYNCSANDVYRINVVPGKTYLLRLINAGLNTENFFAIANHKLTIVEADAEYTKALPTDKVMLGPGQTLNVLVTANQPISRYSMAVGPYMSARNVPFQNITSVGYFQYLGATPNSISLPAMLPRFNDNLVVKTVMDGLRGLNTSDVPKVIDKNLFVTIGVNVQKCTRKNPKKNCKGTNGGVFAASMNNISFIRPNVSLLEAYYRDRAGIFTDDFPGAPLKFYDFVNGAPNNAPIDTNSMNGTRVFVLEYGTRVQLILQDTGTVSTENHPIHLHGYSFYVVGYGTGNYNPDTANFNLVDPPYMNTIGVPVGGWAAIRFTADNPGVWFMHCHLEIHLSWGLSVAIIVKNGQGPLETLPHPPADYPRC from the exons ATGGCAACCACAATCACTGCCTTGGTGTGTGCATTGTTGAGTTTACTTTCCATCTCACATAGCGTCCATGGAATCAAGAGATGGCCTGGTGGTGGTTCCACAAGATATTACGATTTCAAG GTGCAAACGAAGAGGGTGACGAAGCTGTGCAGTAGCAAGGAGATCGTGACCATTAACGAAATGTACCCAGGTCCGGTAGTTTATGCTCAAGAAGATGATCGAGTCATTGTTCGAGTCACCAATTTAACGCCTCATAATGCCACAATCCATTG GCATGGGGTCCGGCAGCGGTTGTCGTGCTGGTTCGACGGCCCTTCTTACGTCACGCAATGCCCCATCCAAGCCGGGCAGACTTTCAGTTACGAGTTCACTCTGGTTCAACAAAAGGGAACCTTTTTCTGGCATGCTCACTTCTCCTGGCTTCGGGCAACCGTTTATGGCGCTCTAATCGTTTACCCCAAACCCGGCGTCCCCTACCCTTTTCCTTACCCGTATGAGGAGCATATTATTATACTAG GGGAATATTGGTTGAAAGATGCTCTAAAGCTCGAGCAGGCAGTTTTGGCCAGCGGTGGAGGCGCTCCGAAGGCTGATGCTTACACAATCAACGGCCACCCTGGCCCCAACTATAACTGCTCTGCCAACG ATGTCTACAGGATCAACGTGGTGCCTGGGAAGACCTACCTGCTGAGGCTGATCAACGCAGGATTGAACACAGAAAACTTCTTTGCAATCGCCAACCACAAGCTTACCATAGTCGAAGCAGACGCAGAGTACACCAAGGCGCTGCCCACGGACAAGGTGATGCTCGGTCCGGGCCAGACCCTCAACGTCCTCGTCACAGCAAATCAGCCAATAAGCAGATACTCCATGGCTGTCGGGCCATACATGTCTGCAAGAAACGTACCCTTTCAAAACATAACCTCAGTTGGCTATTTTCAGTACCTAGGTGCAACACCAAACAGCATATCTTTACCAGCCATGCTACCTAGGTTCAACGATAATCTTGTGGTTAAAACTGTAATGGACGGGCTCCGGGGTCTGAACACCTCGGATGTTCCTAAAGTGATTGACAAGAACTTGTTTGTCACCATAGGTGTGAATGTGCAGAAGTGTACTAGAAAAAACCCAAAGAAAAACTGTAAGGGGACCAATGGGGGGGTGTTTGCTGCTTCCATGAACAATATAAGTTTTATTAGGCCTAATGTTTCACTTCTAGAAGCTTATTACAGGGATAGAGCAGGCATATTCACTGATGATTTCCCTGGGGCACCCTTAAAATTCTATGATTTTGTTAACGGGGCGCCTAACAATGCTCCTATTGACACCAACTCTATGAATGGGACGAGGGTTTTTGTGCTCGAGTATGGGACAAGGGTTCAGCTCATCTTGCAGGATACTGGAACTGTCTCGACTGAGAATCATCCGATTCATCTTCATGGCTACAGTTTCTATGTCGTGGGCTATGGCACGGGAAACTACAATCCAGATACTGCTAATTTCAACTTGGTGGATCCACCCTACATGAACACCATTGGCGTTCCTGTTGGTGGATGGGCAGCAATTAGATTTACAGCTGACAATCCAG GGGTCTGGTTTATGCACTGCCATCTGGAGATACATTTATCATGGGGTTTGTCTGTGGCGATTATCGTCAAGAATGGGCAAGGACCACTGGAGACCCTCCCTCACCCACCAGCTGATTACCCTCGCTGCTAG
- the LOC125203892 gene encoding pentatricopeptide repeat-containing protein At5g08510 — MNQLKQLHAHSLRVGTDFAKDLITRVIEIPNVNYAHKVLDSLLHPTISLYNKLIQAHSSHGPHSRCFSLYSQLLHRCLLPTPHSFTLLFVACAKLSSRSHGQMVHAHFLKFGLDHDAYALTALVDMYAKMGLLRFARKVFDEMDGKDVPTWNSLISGYARRGDLDEALRCFLAMPSRNVVSWTALVSGYSQNGRYREALEMYLEMEREGLVRPNHVTIASVLPACANLGALEVGQRIEAYARANGYFRNAFVCNAVLELYARCGVIEKAMQLFDEIGGGRNLCCWNSMIMGLAVHGRCQGALDLFNQMLREGITPDDVTFVGVILACTHGGMVDKGRELFNAMERKFLITPKLEHYGCMVDLLGRAGLMQEAYELIMAMPMKQDSVVWGALLGACSFHGNVEFAERAAEELFRLEPWNPGNYVILSNIYAKANKWNEVAKLRKFMKGSNTSKAAGHSFIEEGGRLHKFLVEDKCHSRSNEIFTVLDFVTAEMRLPQKTDFLDSVIDEIRFMESS; from the exons ATGAACCAACTTAAACAATTACACGCCCATTCACTGAGGGTCGGCACAGATTTTGCCAAAGATCTAATCACCAGAGTAATAGAAATTCCCAACGTAAATTATGCACATAAGGTGCTCGACAGTTTACTCCACCCAACTATTTCCCTCTACAACAAGCTCATCCAAGCCCATTCTTCTCACGGCCCGCATTCTCGAtgcttctctctctactccCAACTCCTTCACCGATGCTTGCTTCCCACTCCGCATTCCTTCACTCTCCTCTTCGTCGCCTGCGCCAAGCTTTCTAGTCGTTCCCACGGCCAAATGGTCCACGcccattttctcaaattcGGGCTTGATCACGACGCCTATGCCTTGACCGCATTGGTTGACATGTATGCTAAGATGGGCTTGCTGCGTTTCGCAAGAAAGGTGTTTGATGAGATGGATGGCAAAGATGTGCCCACATGGAATTCTTTAATTTCAGGTTATGCAAGAAGAGGGGATTTGGACGAAGCGTTGCGCTGCTTCTTGGCTATGCCGTCTAGGAATGTCGTTTCTTGGACTGCTTTGGTGTCGGGGTATTCGCAGAATGGGAGATATAGGGAGGCTTTGGAGATGTATTtggagatggagagagagggGTTAGTTAGGCCTAATCATGTAACAATAGCTAGTGTTCTTCCGGCTTGTGCTAATCTTGGCGCATTGGAGGTGGGACAGAGGATCGAGGCTTATGCTCGTGCAAATGGCTATTTCAGAAATGCCTTTGTCTGTAACGCGGTGTTGGAGCTCTATGCAAGGTGTGGCGTGATTGAGAAGGCAATGCAGTTGTTTGATGAAATTGGTGGCGGTAGAAATTTATGTTGTTGGAATAGTATGATCATGGGTTTAGCTGTCCATGGAAGATGTCAGGGAGCTCTGGATCTGTTTAACCAAATGCTG AGGGAAGGAATCACCCCGGATGATGTCACGTTTGTTGGTGTGATCCTAGCATGTACTCATGGAGGGATGGTTGATAAAGGCCGGGAGCTCTTCAACGCAATGGAGCGAAAGTTTCTCATCACGCCAAAGCTAGAACACTACGGATGCATGGTGGATCTTCTAGGCCGAGCGGGACTAATGCAAGAAGCCTATGAACTAATTATGGCCATGCCGATGAAGCAAGATTCAGTCGTATGGGGAGCTTTGCTCGGAGCCTGCAGTTTTCATGGAAACGTAGAATTTGCCGAGAGAGCTGCTGAGGAACTCTTTAGGTTGGAGCCATGGAATCCTGGGAATTATGTGATTCTTTCCAACATCTACGCGAAAGCTAACAAATGGAACGAAGTGGCGAAGCTGAGGAAGTTCATGAAAGGCTCCAACACCTCTAAAGCAGCAGGCCACAGCTTTATAGAAGAAGGAGGCAGACTCCACAAGTTTTTAGTCGAAGATAAGTGTCATTCCAGATCCAATGAGATTTTTACAGTGTTAGATTTTGTTACTGCTGAAATGAGATTGCCTCAGAAAACTGATTTTTTGGATTCAGTCATTGATGAAATAAGATTCATGGAGTCATCTTGA